A genomic region of Vitis vinifera cultivar Pinot Noir 40024 chromosome 7, ASM3070453v1 contains the following coding sequences:
- the LOC100261770 gene encoding ABC transporter C family member 5, which yields MIEPAGGKIIIVNIDISTIGLHDIHSRLSIIPQDPTLLEGTIRGNLDPLEELSDQEIWQALDKSQLGDVIRQKEQKLDTPVLENGDNWSVGQRQLVSLGQALLKQATILVLDEATASIDTATDNLIQKIIRTEFQNCTVCTIAHRIPTIIDSDLALVLSDGRAAEFDTPARLLEDKSSMFLKLVTKYSSRSSGIPDS from the exons ATGATTGAACCAGCAGGTGGGAAGATCATAATTGTCAACATTGATATTTCAACAATTGGCCTTCATGACATTCATAGCCGTCTGAGTATAATACCTCAAGATCCTACCTTGCTTGAAGGGACAATTAGAGGCAATCTTGATCCCCTTGAAGAGCTCTCAGACCAGGAAATTTGGCAG GCACTTGATAAGTCTCAGCTTGGGGATGTAATCCGCCAAAAAGAGCAAAAGCTTGATACGCCAG TGCTCGAGAATGGAGATAATTGGAGTGTTGGGCAAAGGCAACTGGTTTCCCTGGGCCAGGCTTTGCTTAAACAGGCAACAATTTTGGTGCTTGATGAAGCGACTGCTTCAATTGATACAGCCACAGATAATCTTATCCAGAAGATTATCCGAACTGAATTCCAGAACTGCACTGTATGCACTATTGCGCATCGGATCCCAACCATTATCGATAGCGATCTTGCTCTGGTCCTCAGTGATG GTCGAGCTGCAGAGTTTGATACGCCAGCACGACTATTAGAGGACAAATCATCCATGTTCCTGAAGTTGGTCACCAAGTACTCATCCAGGTCAAGTGGCATCCCAGATTCTTGA
- the LOC100853137 gene encoding mitogen-activated protein kinase kinase kinase 20 — protein MGMAKRRRDEDDDNYEWMIRRCFPFNFARRIFFHGGGLDNSDGLTWIRSHKLGQGSFASVYSAKLISKSPVLFIDDNGGSCIMPSELAVKSAETSKASSLRREMETLGVLNSSSYVVRCYGDEITRSGDGKLYYNLLLEKCCGGSLGSRIRNSGGVGLPENEVRCYTRDIVRGLCYIHGHGYVHCDIKPDNILLAPTCCNGFRAKIGDFGLAKEAYYDPADEDDEGCSGVRDIWALGCVVIEMMTGKLVWSCEQFEVSDMRDLLRRIAYSPELPAFPSNISEQGRHFLESCLHRDIDERWSALMLLRHPFLSEDGQSLPSLFQKLKLPLPLPPPQEEQYS, from the exons ATGGGGATGGCGAAAAGACGTAGGGATGAGGATGACGACAATTACGAATGGATGATCAGAAGATGCTTTCCATTCAATTTTGCGAGGAGGATCTTCTTTCATGGAGGAGGCCTGGACAATTCTGATGGTCTGACTTGGATTCGAAGCCACAAGCTGGGCCAAGGAAGCTTTGCGTCTGTATACTCTGCAAAATTGATATCAAAATCACCGGTTCTTTTCATTGATGATAATGGCGGCAGTTGCATCATGCCCTCTGAATTGGCGGTGAAATCAGCGGAAACCTCCAAAGCGTCATCCCTCCGCAGAGAAATGGAGACTCTTGGTGTTCTGAATTCCAGTTCGTATGTGGTGCGCTGTTATGGGGATGAAATCACAAGGTCGGGTGACGGAAAACTCTACTACAATCTATTGCTGGAGAAGTGTTGTGGGGGTAGTTTGGGTAGTCGGATCAGGAATTCTGGTGGGGTTGGATTGCCGGAGAATGAGGTGAGGTGCTATACTCGGGATATAGTTCGAGGACTCTGTTATATTCACGGCCATGGTTATGTCCACTGCGACATAAAACCCGATAATATTCTACTAGCGCCGACTTGTTGCAATGGTTTCAGAGCAAAGATTGGTGATTTTGGGTTGGCCAAGGAAGCCTATTATGACCCTGCGGATGAGGATGATGAGGGATGCAGTGGGGTGAGAG ATATATGGGCCCTTGGGTGTGTGGTGATAGAAATGATGACTGGGAAGCTGGTCTGGAGTTGTGAACAATTTGAAGTGTCCGACATGAGAGATCTTTTGAGGCGGATAGCTTACAGCCCTGAACTCCCAGCATTTCCAAGCAACATTTCAGAGCAAGGGAGGCATTTCTTGGAAAGTTGTCTTCATAGGGACATTGACGAGAGGTGGTCAGCCCTTATGCTATTGCGGCACCCTTTTCTATCAGAGGATGGCCAGAG TCTCCCATCTCTTTTCCAGAAGCTGAAGCTGCCGCTGCCGCTGCCGCCACCACAAGAAGAGCAGTATTCTTAG